The window ATTTCTCTACCTGCAGTTTATCACTTCAGTTGTGGGCTCTTTTTAACAGGGAGTGACTTAATCCACGGTGTTTCAGAGAATTTTCAATATCTTTTAAGTGGAAATGTCATTTCCATGGAATCAGCCTCCCATTAGGGGGGAGTCAGAGCAAGCAGGTGGACAGTAACTGAGGAGCTGTGAAGCCAAGCACGTTTGTTTTGCAGTGCCTTGTGTGCAGCCCTTTTGTTCATGACTGTACCCATGTCCTGATTTAACAAAAAGCCTCAAACCTCTGCTCATTTCTGGTGACACAGGaggcactggagcagcagctTGGTCTGTGCTAGGAGTGAAAGCTCAGGGAGGTTCAGAGTGTTTTTGCAGAGCTCATCTGTCCTTGCCCTGTGTTATTCAGAATGCATCTTTTGAGTCCTCCTGATATGAACAAAGAACTTGGTCCTTTGTTCTCCAGGGAGAAGTGGAAGAAattgaaatacaaaacaaaaatttacgTGAAGAAAATGAGGAGCTGAAAGCAAGTTGTGCAAGTCTGCAGAAACAGAACATGGATCTGCAGGAGGAGATCAAGAAcaaacaggtgaaaaaaaaaaaaccctccataTATTAAGTCAAAGCTTTCattcagaaagatgaaaagagaCTGAGTCAGATTTTGTTTCACTGTGTGATTCCAGGAGAAAATTTAAGAGTTTTTTCCCCATATTATCTGTTTGATCCTTTGCCAAATAGTGCAACATCTCCACTGTGATAAGAAAAATTATGATGAACAAGAGACCCAGGAGTCAGGGGCTCAGAGGGCCTCAGAGGGCTGGCCTGAAATCACTTTGTTATTATCTTTCCCACTTTCAATTTTGCATGGGGCTTAATACAAAAAAATGGGGTCTGAAGGAGCAGTCAGGATGCAAACGAGAGACTTCCCTCCTTCAGAGGGGGTGTCTGGAGGTGGTGTGTTTGAGGGACCTTGCAGTTCTAGTGCAGAGCAGGACTATTGCTTGAGTCTCATTTTACCTCTTATCAACCTCACTGTGGttttcaggagctgcagaaaaaattgGAGTCCCTAAGGAGCAACACAGAGAAactggagcaggagctgaattccctgaaaaaggaaaataaacatctAAAGGAGCTGGGGgactgcagagaggcagaacTGCACCAGTAAGTGTATTTCCAGCCCATCTCAAACCAGGGCTTCCTGTAAGCACCCTGCCCTTATGGATTCAATTTCCATCTGTGAAAGTGTGGTGTGTTTTGATTTATTCTGAACAGACTCAAAGAGCAAATTCAGAACATGACCTCTGACAAGGAATACCTGGAAACCAGAATGAAAACAGTCCTGGATCACATGGACCAGCTGCAGGTAGCAAACATACAGCTGCCCTTTTGCTTCACTTTGCCtctggcagggagctgagcaATCATGGGGAAATGCATGGTGCCTGAGCTTCTTTTTTGATTACATGGGTTCTTTAGGAAAATGTAAAGCTTTGATGTGATTTGTCCTCCAGGAAACCTCAAGAAAGCTCTGTGCTTGAAGGAAGGGTAGAGAGGGATGTGCTAAGAGAAACTGAGAGGATCTTATTCCCTAAAAACATCCCCTTTGCATGTGCATGAAGTTGACCAAATTCAGACTGATGTTTACCTCCTGCTAGCTACAGATCCAGGCAGAAAAACATTCTAAAATTATGCTCAGTACTTGGGTGAAAAAGAAGACTTTGAGCTAGGAGGTATGTGAAAGGGAGAAGGTAGACTGAAAATAGCTTGGTTGTTAGGTCTGAGGTGTGGGCAAGAGCAGGATGTGCTGACCATCTGGCTGCAGGctctggttttctctttgttctctcCCAGTGTCATGTTGAAACTCAGCTCCTCTGAGAACATGTGAGTGAATAGTGTGTTCTGGTGAACACCTCAGTTCCCAGTATCCCCATGTAACTGCTCTTTtcctacaaaggaaaaaatgtttgcagaaaaaaaaatactaagcaGCCATGGGTTCTGgagctttgctttctgcagcaagAGAAATCCTCTGCTCCTCATTCAGAGCTGTTCCCTTTtcactttctgcttctttctcccCAGTCTCAAGTATCAAACTATgagaaagaagtggaaaatCTGTCTCGTATGGACCATGCCAAGACAGAGCAGCTTGAAAGTTTAAAGGAAGAGAATCACCAGTTACATGTGAGCAGAGCTCAACGGGTAAAGTCTCCCCTGAGTATCAGAGTGCTCAGGAAACCAGGGTGGAGAGACTGAGGTATCCACCCTTAGCAGTGAGCAGGTGCAAATGTTCCTCAGTCTTAATGAGAACCTAGAGAAATCCATGACAGAAAGAGGGCAGTGTGCTGGGGcatttcttcctgctgctgaaacCATCCTTGGCAATGCCCAAGGCCATCAGATCATCTTTAGCCTGTTGTCCTGAGTGACCTGAAGTTGATTCTGTGCTACTCAGGAGGCTCTTGGAGGCTCTACTCTGACATTGAAAATTAGATGCCTAAAATAGATGATGGGATGTGCAAATGGGATGTGCTGTGATGGCAAATGTTCAGGATTCTTAAGAGTGATACTTTGAGAGTGACTGCAGGATCCTAAAGTGCTCTCTCTAGCTTATCCAATTCACTGATTTAATTCAAGAGTAAGCTACAGGTTTAAATTCCTAAAGATGTGCTGGCTGATTGCCATCAGGGCAAGTCTCACAGCACCAGGAAACCTGGCAGACGTGGATCACTCACCTGCCAGGGTGGATTTTTCAGCTGTAGGAGTTCCTTTTCTTCAGCCTCCCTCTTTACTCAGTATGTCCCCTTCAGAGGTCATGTGTCCTCTCACCTGTTGTCATGAAAATAAAGAGCATGAGTGGTGCCATGGAGCTGTCCTGGGTGACAAACTGTGACATGGGAAGAGTCCCATTGCAAGAGAAGGGCTGTTTGTTGGTAACAGATGCAGCATGAGCAGTGAGTATCTGACAGCTCCCATGCTTGGAGCTGccattattttatttgccaGTTTCCCATGACTTATCAAACATCACTCTCCCTTCACAGCAACAAAACTGTGACTTGATGAAAGACCTTGAGGAGCAGAAGTGTTTGTTTCAGATTCTGGaggtgaaaaagaaggaagcCGATGAGGAAAATCAGGTGAGAACTTGGCACAGCTCCCTCACCTTTCTTGTGCACTGGAGATGCCCCCAGGCTCTCAGTCTGGTGCTCAGTTCCATCAACCCCTCTCCCTGTCACTGACTGTGCCTGCCTGGGGACTGTCACCTGAGGCCAGGCTGTCTGCAGGCACCTACAAGTGACTCTGGGTGTACACTGACAGTTGTTGCTGCCACATCTGTACAGCCTAAGAGGAAGGGTCCAAAAACTTGCCCCAGAGAACAGACTGGTTTGCCTGCAGTGGCGTGGGGCTTTTCAAACCCTCCTGATGTTTCCTGAATTCTGACAACACTGAAATGAGTGGATTTACCTGTCTGAGAGATCAGAGCTTTTCTGGCCAGTCTAAGCAATGACTgctcagtttttttcttccttattctGCACAACTTCAGGACATTCTTTTGGCTTTTCAATGTATTAATCTATTGTGATCATCTTGTCTGCCTTTCTGAGCAGGCCACAGGACAGATCCTTGCCCATTTTTAGCTCCCTTTCCCATATTGTCAACCAGGACTAGCACTGAGCTACCTAAAAGAAGTTCAGAGTAATTTTGATTCTGATACAGAAGAATCTGTGTTGGTGCAAAGTATGgcttttctctgaaatgttctCCTGAGCTTCTGGAAATTCACTCTGCCCTTCTGTCCCTTTGCAGAAACTACAGGAGAAGCATGAGGGACTCGTGAGGCATCTCTCACAGGCCAGAGAGGTTTCTCCCTTCTCTGTTGCTTCACAAGCCCAAGCTCCAATGCCAGCTCCCAGAGCAGAAGGCCTTCTGTTTGGAAATCCATATTGTGGTGAGATTACTTGGCATTCTGTCTGCAGCCACAAATGTGTGGCAGTTGGAGTCTCAGCAAATTGCCCTCCCTCTCAAATTGAGTGCTGTAGCAAGGACATTATTAGCAGCACCTCTGTGCAGCTTTGCATGTGTGCAGATGAGTTGGCAGCTGCCAAATGTTGCTAGGTTTAAGAATTGACTTAAATGATCAGCTGTCTGTTCATTTGCTGCCAAGAGAGACAACGATTAGCTAGTTTATTCAGCTGAGAGACAGTTCTGTGGCTTATGTCCAGTTTCCATAGTTCTAAGTATAGAGGTTCAGATCCAGAGCCACATCCTCATGTTTCAAGAATCACTACTTTGTCAGCATGTTGAATTCTTAAGTATTTTGTTATACATGaattgactttttctttttttccagcagcagaagcaaacctgggggcaggagctgcaggagctgcagacaTAGTAAGTAAAGTGGACAGGACTGGATGTTAATTAGTGACCTAGAGACAGAGTAGTGGTTTGAAACAAAAACCTTGTAACCAGTTGTCTGTCTACTGGTTTAGTCCTAATAAGATAGTGGACAATAAAATATAGCTAGATGTGCTTAATGCATAGAATTAATAAGAGTTATGTGTGctcaggaagaggaaggaaactgTTGACCTTAAGAAAGACCATCTCTTGGCAGCATCTAATGTCAGAACGAGCAGCAAGCAGCTGCTAAATACCTTACTTCATACTTGAGACACAGACATGTGCTATGTAGGGTGGAAATTTAAAGTACCTCTCAGAAGCTCTCTCAAGTGCTATTTAGAGAAGCCTGGAGACATTTGAAAGCTTCAGAGTGTTGGAAGTCAGAAAGACTTGTGGAAAAGTGCTGCTATCTAGCTActaaaacttccttttttttttttttttttttctctttgaacaTCATTTTTAAACTGgctttatttgcatttcctttctACCTCAGGCTTCTCTAAGGAAGTGCCCCATGTGTGATGAAGTATTTCCTGAAGAAATTGCAACGAGTCAGTACGAGGCCCATGTGCAGAGCCATCTTCTGGAGTGCCCAGTCTGCAGTGAGAGCTTTGACAAGTCCAAAAAGCAGGTGTTTGATGACCATGTTTTTTGTCACGGCCTGGAGTAATTCTGAATGTCTATCTGCTCAGTAGAATaggcagcagaggctgcagtaTAGAATAGACCAAAATCACTGTGTAGGTTAAGGCTAACTGTGACACCAGGACTGTCGTTCTGAGCTTTCTGTTCCACACAGCACACGACCAGCACAGAAACAATTCCAGATTTCCTCATCCTGAAACTGTCCTCAAACTCAAGTCCTCTGCCTTGGATCAAGTGTACACACTTGTGGAATGAGTTGCAAATTCTGTGATTTGTAATTGAGTTGATTGTGGTGCCACTTCTCTAACAGGATTGGCCATGTACTCATTCACTCAGATGGGGACCCAAGTGATGGGATGCAGTACAGCAGTTTTCTCTGCTTGGCTGATCTATTATTTTAGAATGGTTTTATTGCTTAAGGCAGCACTATGATTGCTAACCAAAGACCAGAAACAGGGTATAACCTTGTAGGATCACACCTtcagtgctgctcagctcctcaggTGCAGAACCAATTATTAAAAGTCTGAATAAAATACATCTCTTCTTTCACCATCAGTTGCAAAGCAAGTGAAAGAAAGGTATTTCTGAAGAGCCAGAGTGTCCTCCTTGCACAGGCAGCACGGCTCAGCCCAGGGTGAGGCATGAGCACTGCTTGCTGCATCCATCACAAAATGAGGAAAACCTGGGATTTCTGAGCCAGGGCAGATTATTATGGTGTGGAGCCCACAGGAAAGCAGTGGCTGCTTTGTCTGGGCAGCAGAGAGGATAACTGGTCTCTCAGGCAGATATTGGGCATCCTCAATCAGAGCAAATGGTGAGTTtgaattattcctttttatgtTTCTAAACCTTCTTGATTTAACAAGAAGAGCTTGTTCTCAAACTGAAACATTGTGATTCACAACTAAGTGCCTTGGGCTGTTGCAATGCTTTGTGCACAGATTATCCAGTTACTTCTTTTTTACTCTGCTCTGGGATTTTCAATTTATGAttaacagttcttttttttttctgtgcaaacaCAAGTGGGTAAAGTTTTATTATTCATCTGCATTAGGCTCTGTTTCCTGCTGAATATCTGAAGATATATCAAATATCTAAAGATATATCAAATCCTAAGAAGTTTACACAGAGTTTTAAGAATATTAACAGTATGTTTTACTGCTTTGATTCCACACCCAAGCACTCTTTATCAATCTAGATTtaaacagaatatttctgaCTTGAGTTGTACTATACTGGCAAGCATTACTTAAAGAACCTGTTAACAGAAGATCACcaccaagaaaaataaaaactatatgaaaacaaaatcttaaaaaaagatgtctacttctcttcatttttaaataaattggaGGAATTGATGGGGTCTTAAGGGAGCCATTTGCAGGCTTTCAATTACTGGCTGAAGCTCCTCTCTAACAAAGAACTTCAGCACCTCTCTGAGTAACTTCTAgcatatgattctatgattctatgattctagcaTAAACCAGGGTGTCTCTAAGGGAGTCAGACTGTCCCTGTTTAACAGGAAGCACCTATTGAGCTGGCTGATCCTTTCTGGCTTCTCACAGCATGGGGCTGTATCAGGAAGGCCAGAGGATGGTGTGGAACTAAAATGAGCTGGATGGGATCCATTTGTTTATATCTGTTCCAGCAGATCTCAAACCTCAAGCTGAATTTCTGCTGGGTTACCCAGTGTATtgatatttttctctccaaagcaaggagaaaaagctaaaaatctCCTCATTCTGgacaataaaatgtttttttaaaaaaccccaggatTGTCCATGCTTTGGCATTATTGGTTATTGTCACAGTGAGTGACACTGTGGTGTATCTCAACACTCCCTTGCATAGTTTCATCCCAATTTTGACAACTGAGCATTCTTTAAGCCCTattgtttttcaagaaaatgctCCCCCCCAACCTTTTCCTGTTCATTCTCATcctaaattacatttttcttcctcctactGCTTAACATCTTGACAGAAACAGATCAAAGGTGGGGAGAGACAGAGGTCATTGTTATGAAACCTCTGGTTGTTCACCCAAGTGCCAGTTaccagccccttccctctgcaCTAGTACTGGTTTAGCAGCTTGTAACATAAACCCCAACCAGGTcacccagggctggagctgggtcACAGCACTAGCTGTGTCCTTGAGAGACCAGTGCCAAGTGTCAGCATCCCTGGATTGCCTCTCCATCCCTTTTACCTTTCATTTTCCACTCCCCTGCTACTGCTTCTACCAACCTCCGAGCCTCTTTTGAGGTGCTGGGACGCAGGCAGCCAGTGGGTGACCAGCAGAGGGGGTCAGACTGCAATAAATCTCACCAGGACGTTGGGTTTGGGAGGTGTTTGAAGGGATCTCGTTTGTTTCCTGTGATGGTGACAGATTCAGGCTCCCAGCCTTACACTTTGGCCTGATGCAGGTCATACCCCCCTACCCTGGGCAGCCAGGGACCAATTTACCTCTAAGCACAAATTACATCATATATTTTCTGACCAAGTTTTCATTTGGCTTGTAATTTAGAGCATTATTTATGTTACAGCTGCATTTAGCCTTTGGAATCATAAGAGGCTTCAATCCTATCTCAGCTTTATGGTTTAATACAGAAGTAGCTCCAATGGCTGATAATTAGGTGCAGTTATACTTTGGATGAGATCCAACAGCACATTGATATGGATCAGCTAAGGaccttgaaataaattttcaaaagGGACAGTAGGGATTTGGCACCATTTATACCAGAGCTCAAGTGGCAGCTGGATGACCATTCATTAGAAATGTATCTACAAGgaaaaagttgtattttgtgGGCCAAATCACAGTGATATAGATCAAATCACAGTGAATATAGATTTTTTTGAACCTTTACAGGGCTCACCAGATGGGTCCAGCTTAGGAATTGGCCCAGTTTGCTTTCCAGGAGTGATCACAGCTCCTATGCAGTGAAGCATTTTTTATTCAATCCAGGCAAACCTGCTCAGCCTCAGAGagctcttctccctttcccctgtcCTCTTTCTTCACCTTCATTCTTGTCAGACCCTTTGCCTTCCTTTTCCAAGAAGCTGATTCTTCCCTTGAGCTCTCTCTCCCTATCATACAGATAGACTTTGAGCATATTCTCCCTGGCACGTTTCTTCCCAGTTCCCAGGGATGTTTTGTGTTGTGTGAAATGCAAACCAGAGGAAATCTCCTCTCAGGATGATAACAACAGCCACTAATTGTACAGCCACAGCTCCTTTCCTCACCTGAGCAGCCTCTTTCCTCCACCCATTCTTCTCCTGGTCCCTGTTCATCTGCCCAtgtcttctttcctcttcctgcaaAGGATCATCTTTCCTCTCCAAAATCATAGTGCTGTGGTTCAGGGGGAGGTGTGAGGATTGGAGCTTGGTCCATctggcagtgctgcttctccctgctgctgctgcttctcttcacCTTAATGAGGCTCCTGTGGAGACCAGGGgaagctgaaaggaaataaaaagattcCTGACAAAAGGAATGTAAATAGACAAGATGCAGGTGAACAAAGGGGGAAAACTGTGTGCAAGCCAGCAACTGAGTGGCTGCATTCAGTAATCAACTTGTCAGTTTGATTTTAAGACACAGAAGAAATGGGCAATTCTTTACAGCAGCATAATGCACACCCAGAGAGTGTTTTGATCACCCCTGTCCTTATTTGAGGGATCAGTCCTGCACTCAGGAAGTGGAGGTGTTCCTGTGTTTGGGAGGTCAATGATgggaagggaggcagaaaaggaacagcagaaaaaatgttcTAAAATGAGACTTTGGTTGAGGTGAGACAGCTCAGAAAAATCCCACAGAATGAATATCTTACACTGCTGCAGAGgggtggttggtttttggtttttttttggttctgctGTGGAGATCCAGTGACCTGTTCCTGTCTGCAGAGGAGCAAATGAGCCCCTTTATCTCTAGCACAAGCAGAGTGCTTATGGGGTCTGCAAGGGCAGGAAACCAAACGCTGCCATTTATCACCCTCTTTGCAGGGGATTAAATCACAACGTGGAACAGGGAAGACTCCAACCTTTATTGTTGTGTTGGGGAGAGGATTGGGTCCCAGAATTACATCAGTTGTTTTCTCTAAACAGCTATTAGCCTCCTCCATTATACTAACAGAACTGGTTTCCATCCTCTGGCTCATTTATTCCAAACCAGCATTATTGAAGTGAATGGGGTCTAGGCCCTGGATATTaagaggagctgctggtctGCTCATAAATAAGGAGTTGTCAGGGATTTTAATGGAAACCCTTGGAGTGCTGTAAATCTGTGCAGTTCTGCCTGCATCCCCTCCCTCATTTCCATCACAATATCACTCCAGTGGGACTGCAGCAtgtgccaggcagcagagattGGTAGGACATggggggaggatgaggagggaaagaaaaaaaaaaaaaaagctggagatgAAGTGGGGGGGTTAAGAACAGTTAGTACTGAGAAGCATCTGCTGGGTGGCTGGTTTTGGAGTCACCTGGCTTGCTCAGCAGAGGAAGGGGACTGGAGAGGGTAATAACAGGACCAGAGATGCTTGTGGGATAAAGAGGGATGTCTTGCAGTTTACATTTTGCTCTGTTGGTCTGTGAAGCAGTAAATCTTGGACAGAAGAGGGGTTCGTCAGGTTCTGATCCCAACTGAAGTGGCTGAGCTGGTGCTCAGACTGCTCAGGTTGCCCTCACTGTTGGTCAAAGAGGACTTTCCTTTTCAAGATGATTTCTTTCCAACCTTCCTGGCTAGCCCAGAACTACCTGCAGGGAAAATTCAACACCACAATCCTGATCCAGACCACAATGTTTCTGGAAGTTCAATGGAAGCTGAGTTACTATAAAGTAATCTCCCCAGTTATCTGCATCTCAGCTGCACCCTGCAGACAATTCTAAAGCCTTCTAGGAAGGAACTCGAGCTCCCTCCTTCATTCTCTGTTAGCTACCTGATATTATGGGATATATTATGACTGGTACAACTTGTGCCCAGCCCACTCACAAGTACTGCTCAGGGCCCTCTTTAAGAGATCATGTGGATTCTCTGCCCTCTGAGGCATGAGAGCTGAGCAAAATTTGTATGCAAGGTCAGTTTAGGCTTAAATAAAGGCTCAAGCCTTGGCTTACCATGTAATACCAATAAAAAACAACATCAGTGACAAagctcctgctggctgcagagtgCCCAGGGCTTATAGTTTAATATAATTACTTGTCTGGCACTGAGAGTCTAAAATACAGCAAAGGCATCAGCAACACAATCCtaaattaattactttaaatataGCTCCTTTCACATTACAGCCTCAGATGACAAGCACCGAAGAAGTCAGCCTTAAGAGGCTTGTGTTCTACAAAACATAATTAAACATTACCCCTATATTCCAGCCAGGGAAGCAGTTAGGCAGACACACAGGAATTTAGCCAAAGCCACTCAGAAAATCTGTGGCATaatcccccttttccctccccatcTTCACCATGAGAAAGGCTGAACAGCACAAGAAGGgagccaggctggaggaaaaaagggatgGCTGCCAAAAGGGATTGATGCCCTTCAGCCTCCAGGGAGTTTTTAACCCTTCCCAATGGTTCTGCCAGCCTGGAAAACCTGGTGGGGTTCATCAGGCTGCACTTCTCCTCTACTGATCCATAAGAGATTGGCCAGTGGGAGCAGCTGCTTCCAGAGTGAGCTGATAACTCCAGCCCTGAGGCACTTACATCTGGAGGCCTCATCCCCTGcctgcttcccctccccagGAACAGGATGAGAGCAGAATATTCCATGTGCTGGTGTAATGTCTATTCCTGGGGGGCCTTGTTCATGATTACAGCATCTAAATGCAACTAGAAAcaaatagcaataaaaaagaagaaaaaaaaaaaggaaaaaaaaaaaaaaaaaaaaagatggtcaGCCCAAAgattctgaacattttttacactcattttctttctgtttaataaCAACTTGCAGTTTTGCAAGCCACACAGCATggttaattctttttttttttcttttttaataactgtTACAATATTTttgagagcagctgctgcacatgCAATGCAGTACAGCTGAGAGAGCCATATGGATTTTTAATTCCTGAGAGTTATTACTTGGTTGCAGCAGCATGCATGAACCCACGCCTGCCTTAATGGAGTCATTAGGCTTGACAATCCTTCCTTAAAGAGAGCTATTGTTAGGACAGCTCTGATCCAAAATGCAGGAAAGCTCTGGAAAAGCTCTTCATTCCATGAACCAAAcatcaagattttattttttagacaGCTCAGTGGTTTTTACGTTTTCAGGAAATTCTTTCTCTGTTGGTATAAGATGATTTTAGAGATCTGTACCCTCTCCTTTCAGAACTACACCA of the Calypte anna isolate BGI_N300 chromosome 27, bCalAnn1_v1.p, whole genome shotgun sequence genome contains:
- the CALCOCO2 gene encoding calcium-binding and coiled-coil domain-containing protein 2 isoform X1, yielding MDENSNEPPTSALLLESCHFSQVVFNNVEKFYVPGGDITCYYTLTQNILPRGKDWVGIFRVGWKTTREYYTFMWAPLPSDIPSDTTVQQQIQFKAYYLPKDDEYYQFCYVDQDGLVRGASVPFQFRAETEDDILVVTTQGEVEEIEIQNKNLREENEELKASCASLQKQNMDLQEEIKNKQELQKKLESLRSNTEKLEQELNSLKKENKHLKELGDCREAELHQLKEQIQNMTSDKEYLETRMKTVLDHMDQLQSQVSNYEKEVENLSRMDHAKTEQLESLKEENHQLHQQNCDLMKDLEEQKCLFQILEVKKKEADEENQKLQEKHEGLVRHLSQAREVSPFSVASQAQAPMPAPRAEGLLFGNPYCAAEANLGAGAAGAADIASLRKCPMCDEVFPEEIATSQYEAHVQSHLLECPVCSESFDKSKKQVFDDHVFCHGLE
- the CALCOCO2 gene encoding calcium-binding and coiled-coil domain-containing protein 2 isoform X2, coding for MDENSNEPPTSALLLESCHFSQVVFNNVEKFYVPGGDITCYYTLTQNILPRGKDWVGIFRVGWKTTREYYTFMWAPLPSDIPSDTTVQQQIQFKAYYLPKDDEYYQFCYVDQDGLVRGASVPFQFRAETEDDILVVTTQGEVEEIEIQNKNLREENEELKASCASLQKQNMDLQEEIKNKQELQKKLESLRSNTEKLEQELNSLKKENKHLKELGDCREAELHQLKEQIQNMTSDKEYLETRMKTVLDHMDQLQSQVSNYEKEVENLSRMDHAKTEQLESLKEENHQLHQQNCDLMKDLEEQKCLFQILEVKKKEADEENQKLQEKHEGLVRHLSQAREVSPFSVASQAQAPMPAPRAEGLLFGNPYCAEANLGAGAAGAADIASLRKCPMCDEVFPEEIATSQYEAHVQSHLLECPVCSESFDKSKKQVFDDHVFCHGLE
- the CALCOCO2 gene encoding calcium-binding and coiled-coil domain-containing protein 2 isoform X3, which encodes MDENSNEPPTSALLLESCHFSQVVFNNVEKFYVPGGDITCYYTLTQNILPRGKDWVGIFRVGWKTTREYYTFMWAPLPSDIPSDTTVQQQIQFKAYYLPKDDEYYQFCYVDQDGLVRGASVPFQFRAETEDDILVVTTQGEVEEIEIQNKNLREENEELKASCASLQKQNMDLQEEIKNKQELQKKLESLRSNTEKLEQELNSLKKENKHLKELGDCREAELHQLKEQIQNMTSDKEYLETRMKTVLDHMDQLQQQNCDLMKDLEEQKCLFQILEVKKKEADEENQKLQEKHEGLVRHLSQAREVSPFSVASQAQAPMPAPRAEGLLFGNPYCAAEANLGAGAAGAADIASLRKCPMCDEVFPEEIATSQYEAHVQSHLLECPVCSESFDKSKKQVFDDHVFCHGLE
- the CALCOCO2 gene encoding calcium-binding and coiled-coil domain-containing protein 2 isoform X4 encodes the protein MGAEFSQTSRMDENSNEPPTSALLLESCHFSQVVFNNVEKFYVPGGDITCYYTLTQNILPRGKDWVGIFRVGWKTTREYYTFMWAPLPSDIPSDTTVQQQIQFKAYYLPKDDEYYQFCYVDQDGLVRGASVPFQFRAETEDDILVVTTQGEVEEIEIQNKNLREENEELKASCASLQKQNMDLQEEIKNKQELQKKLESLRSNTEKLEQELNSLKKENKHLKELGDCREAELHQLKEQIQNMTSDKEYLETRMKTVLDHMDQLQSQVSNYEKEVENLSRMDHAKTEQLESLKEENHQLHQQNCDLMKDLEEQKCLFQILEVKKKEADEENQKLQEKHEGLVRHLSQAREVSPFSVASQAQAPMPAPRAEGLLFGNPYCAAEANLGAGAAGAADIASLRKCPMCDEVFPEEIATSQYEAHVQSHLLECPVCSESFDKSKKQVFDDHVFCHGLE